The stretch of DNA CAGCGAAGGCTGCGACGCCTCCAGAATGTTGAAGCCCAGAAAATAGACGAGGAGGATCGCCGCCACGATCGATATGGTATGCGGCGCGGCGCCGAGCGCCAGCTGGCCGATCAGGATAAGGGCGACCGCCGACACCAGCACCGGCTTCATCTTGCCCCGTTTTTCGGCCACGATGATCGCCGGGACCATCAGCACGAACGACAGCCCCATCACCGGCAGGTAGATCATCCAGTGCGAGCGGACCGGCAACCCGGCGTCTTCGAGCAGGCGCGGCACGACGAGGAAAAGCGCGGTCTGCGTCGCATGCAGCACCAGCACGCCGAAATTCAAACGCAGCAGTTCGACGTTGTGCAACACTTCCGCGAACGGTGCCCGCACGTGCACGGGTTTCGGCGCGTCCGGCACGATCCACAGCACGACGCCGACCGCGAGCAGAGACAGGGCGCCGACGATCGCGAAAAGCCCGCTCATGCCGACCCAGTGATAGACGACCGGCGCGCCGACGATCGCGACTGCGAACGACATGCCGATCGAGCCGCCGACCATCGCCATCGCTTTCGTCCGGTGTTCCTCGGCGGTCAGATCCGCGATGAACGCGATCACCGCGGACGACACCGCGCCCATCCCCTGGATCACGCGGCCCACGATGATCCACGTCATGTCGTGTGCGAACGCGGCGACGAAGCTGCCGAGCGCGAAGATCACGAGACCGGTCGCGATTACCGGCTTGCGGCCGATCTTGTCCGACACCCAGCCGTAGAAGATGTACAGCAGCGATTGCGTGACGCCATACGCGCCGAGCGCGATGCCGACAAGCAGCACGTTGTCGCCGCCCGGAATCGTCTTCGCATAGACCGAGAACACCGGCATGATCATGAAGAGACCCAGCATGCGCAGCGCGAAGATCGCGGCGAGCGACACGGTCGCGCGCAGTTCGGGCGCGCTCATGCGTGTGGATGTAGCGGACGGATTGGACATCGGGACGATTGTTCGATTTGAGCCGCGCTCGCCACGCGCAGCGAACGCGGGCAAAGGCAGGCTTCGTTGTGGCCGCGGCGCGGCCCATGCGGACGTCGCGCGGACCGCCGCGCAGCCGGTCGTCCGGCCTTGCAACCGGATGGAACGCATCCATCTACGGTGGCCCGGCGAACATGCGGCACCGCGCCCGTGACACGTCCGCGGCAGGCAGCGCCCGACACCCTTTCAGGAGCTTTCGAGGACCGTCAGCAAGCCGTAACGGCGGTCTGGAAAAGTCGTTATAGTAGCAGGTTTAGCCTCCCTTCCTTCCGGCAGGTTCATGGAACAAATCCGTATCCGTGGGGCCCGAACCCACAACCTGAAGAACGTTAATCTCGACCTGCCGCGTCACAAGCTGGTCGTGATCACCGGGCTGTCGGGTTCCGGCAAGTCGTCGCTTGCGTTCGACACGCTCTACGCGGAAGGCCAGCGGCGCTACGTCGAAAGCCTGTCCGCGTATGCGCGCCAGTTCCTGCAACTGATGGAGAAGCCGGACGTCGATCTGATCGAAGGTCTGTCCCCGGCGATCTCGATCGAGCAGAAGGCGACGTCGCACAATCCGCGCTCGACGGTCGGCACGGTCACCGAGATTCACGACTATCTGCGTCTGCTGTACGCGCGCGTCGGCACGCCGTACTGCCCAGACCACGAGATTCCGCTCGAAGCGCAAAGCGTGTCGCAGATGGTCGACGCGGCGCTCGCGCTGCCGGAGGAAACGCGGCTGATGATCCTTGCGCCGGCCGTGTCCGACCGCAAGGGCGAACACGCGGAACTGTTCGACGAGATGCAGGCGCAGGGTTTCGTGCGGTTCCGGGTGCGCTCGGGCGGCGGCACCGCGAACGAAGGCGAGGCGAAGATCTACGAAGTGGATTCGCTGCCGAAGCTCAAGAAGAGCGAGCGGCACACGATCGACGTCGTCGTCGACCGGCTGAAGGTGCGCGCGGACATGAAGCAGCGGCTCGCCGAGTCGTTCGAAACAGCGCTGCGCCTGGCCGACGGCCGCGCGATCGCGCTCGAAATGGACACCGGCCGCGAGCATCTGTTCAGCTCGAAGTTCGCGTGTCCGATCTGCTCGTACTCGCTGCCGGAACTGGAGCCGCGCCTCTTCTCGTTCAACAACCCGATGGGCGCGTGTCCGGAATGCGACGGCCTCGGCCAGATCACGTTCTTCGACCCAAAGCGGGTGGTCGCGCATCCGTCGCTGTCGCTCGCGGCGGGCGCGGTGAAGGGCTGGGACCGGCGCAACCAGTTCTACTTCCAGATGCTGCAAAGCCTCGCGGCGTTCTACGACTTCGACATCGACACGCCGTTCGAGGACCTGCCGGAAAAAGTCCGCAAGATCCTGCTGTACGGCTCGGGCAAGCAGCAGATCCCGTTCTCGTACATCAACGAACGCGGCCGCACGTCGGTGCGCGAGCACGTGTTCGAGGGGATCATCCCGAACCTCGAACGCCGCTACCGCGAAACCGATTCGGTCGCGGTGCGCGAGGAACTCGCGAAATACCAGAACAACCAGGCGTGCCCCGCGTGCGAGGGCACGCGGCTGCGCCGCGAGGCCCGCTTCGTGCGGATCGGCTCGCAGGACAACGCACGCGGGATCTACGAGGTGAGCGGCTGGCCGCTGCGCGACACGCTCGGCTACTTCCAGACGCTGCGCCTCGAAGGCTCGAAGCGCGAGATCGCCGACAAGGTCGTGAAGGAAATCGTCGCGCGGCTGATGTTCCTGAACAACGTCGGGCTCGACTATCTGTCGCTGGAGCGCAGCGCGGAAACGCTGTCCGGCGGCGAGGCGCAGCGCATCCGCCTGGCGTCGCAGATCGGCTCGGGGCTGACCGGCGTGATGTACGTGCTCGACGAGCCGTCGATCGGCCTGCACCAGCGCGACAACGACCGGCTGATCTCGACGCTCAAGCATCTGCGCGACCTCGGCAATTCGGTGATCGTCGTCGAGCACGACGAGGACATGATCCGGATGGCCGACTATGTGGTCGACATGGGGCCGGGCGCCGGCGTGCACGGCGGCATGGTGATTGCGCAGGGTACGCCGGACGAAGTCGAGGCGGACGCCGCGTCGATGACCGGCCAGTATCTGTCCGGCGCGCGCCGCATCGAATATCCGGAAGAACGCCGGGAGCCGGACGAGCGCCGGCTGCGCATCGTCGAGGCATACGGCAACAACCTGAAGCACGTGACGCTCGACCTGCCGGTCGGCCTGCTGACCTGCGTGACCGGCGTGTCCGGCTCGGGCAAGTCCACGCTGATCAACGACACGCTGTACCACGCGGTCGCGCAGCATCTGTACGGGTCGTCGGCCGAACCCGCGCCGTTCGAGGCGATCGAGGGGCTGGAGCATTTCGACAAGGTCATCAACGTCGACCAGTCGCCGATCGGCCGCACGCCGCGCTCGAACCCGGCGACCTACACCGGCCTCTTCACGCCGATCCGCGAGCTGTTCGCCGGCGTGCCGGCCGCCAAGGAGCGCGGCTACGATCCGGGCCGCTTCTCGTTCAACGTGAAGGGCGGCCGCTGCGAGACGTGTCAGGGCGACGGCGTGCTGAAGGTCGAGATGCACTTCCTGCCGGACGTGTACGTGCCGTGCGACGTATGCCACGGCAAGCGCTACAACCGCGAGACGCTCGACATCCAGTACAAGGGGAAGAACATCAGCGAGGTGCTCGACATGACCGTCGAGCAGGCGCACGAGTTCTTCAAGGCAGTGCCGGTCGTCGCGCGCAAGCTGAAGACGCTGCTCGACGTGGGCCTCGGCTACATCCGGCTCGGCCAGTCGGCGACGACGCTGTCCGGCGGCGAGGCGCAGCGCGTGAAGCTGTCGCTCGAACTGTCGAAGCGCGATACCGGCCGCACGCTGTATATACTCGACGAGCCGACGACCGGCCTGCACTTCCACGACATCGCGCTGCTGCTCGAAGTGATTCACCGGCTTCGCGATCAGGGCAATACGGTGGTGATCATCGAGCATAATCTCGATGTGATAAAAACAGCGGACTGGGTGATCGACCTCGGTCCGGAAGGCGGCGCGGGCGGCGGGCAAATCGTCGCGCAAGGCACGCCGGAGCAGGTGGCGAAGTCGAAGGCGAGCTTTACCGGCCGTTATCTGGCGCCGCTGCTGAAGCGTCCGGCGGTCACCGCGGCGGCGGACGCCGCGGCAGGAAAATAAATCAGAGCAGGGAATACGCCGGCGCCGCCGGGGTTTGGAAACGGAACAGCAACGAAATATGGCCAAACGCACTGAAGCGTCCGGCGACACCGAGGTGCGCGACCTGCGTCCGCGGGCAGTCAGGCTCACGAGCGACATGAGCCTGCCGAAGCTGTCGGCCGTCGAGATCGGCAGTTATATCGCCGCGCTCGCCGGCATGTGGCTGGTGCTGCATCTGAACCTGCTCGGCGCGCTGCTCGCCGGCATGTTGGTCTATCAACTCGTCCATACGATCGCGCCGCGCATCGAGCGGCGCATGTCGAGCCAGCGCGCGCGCTGGGCGTCGGTCGTGCTGCTGTCGATCCTGATCGTCGGCGCGCTGACGGGCGTCACGGTCGGCGTGATCGAGCATTTCGAGGACGACGTGCCGAGCGTGCAGAAGGTGATGGGCCAGATGATGGTGTTCGTCGACCAGGCGCGCAGCCGCATTCCGGACATCGTCGCCGAATACCTGCCGCTGAACGTCGACCAGATGAAGGTGAAGGCGCTCGCGCTGATGCACGAGCACGCGAACCAGTTGCAGCAGGGCGGCAAGAACGCCGCGCGGATCTTCGGGCATATCGTGATCGGCATGATCATCGGCGCGATCATCGCGATCGGCGCGCAGAAGAACACGCAGCGGCTGCCGCTGTCGACCGCGTTCGTCGCGCGCGTGACGCGCTTCGCGGACGCGTTCCGCCGCATCGTGTTCGCGCAGGTGAAGATTTCCGCGATCAACACGGTGTTCACCGGCATCTTCCTGCTGGCGATCCTGCCGACCTTCCACGCGCCGCTGCCGCTCGCGAAAACGCTGGTCGCGGTCACGTTCATCGTCGGACTGCTGCCGGTGGTCGGCAACCTGATCTCGAACACGCTGATCGTCGCGATCGCGCTGACGGTGAGCCTGCCGGCCGCGATCACGTCGCTCGCGTTCCTGATCCTGATCCACAAGCTCGAATACTTCCTGAACGCGCGGATCGTCGGCGGCCAGATCGAGGCGCGCACGTGGGAACTGCTGGTCGCGATGCTCGTGATGGAAGCGGCGTTCGGCCTCCAGGGCGTGATCGCCGCGCCGATCTTCTATGCGTACATCAAGCGCGAGCTGATCTATCTGCGGCTCGTGTAGATCGCGGCGCGCATCGCGCGCGCCGGCGCCTTACCGGAACACGACGGTCTTGCTGCCGTTGACCAGAATCCGGTGTTCGACGTGCCACTTCACCGCGCGCGCGAGCGTCACGCATTCGACGTCGCGGCCGATCGCGGTCAACTGGTCCGGCGTCATGCTGTGATCGACGCGCTCCACTTCCTGCTCGATGATCGGGCCTTCGTCGAGGTCGGTCGTCACGTAGTGCGCGGTCGCGCCGATCAGCTTCACGCCGCGGTCGAACGCCTGGTAATACGGCTTCGCGCCCTTGAAGCTCGGCAGGAACGAGTGATGGATGTTGATCGCGCGGCCCGCGAGCTTGTCGCACAACTGCGGCGACAGGATCTGCATGTAGCGCGCGAGCACGACGAGATCCGCGCCGTGGCCGTCGATCACTTCGAGCACGCGCGCTTCCTGCGCGGCCTTCGCTTCCGGCGTCGCGTTCAGCAGCGGGAAATGATGGAACGGAATGTTGTAGCTCGCGGCGAGCTGGTAGAAGTCCTTGTGGTTCGAGATGATCGCCGGAATCTCGATCCCCAGTTGCCCGGTGCGGTAGCGGAACAGCAGGTCGTTCAGGCAGTGGCCGATCTTCGACACCAGGATCACGACGCGCGGCTTCACTTCCGCGTCGTGTAGTTCCCACTTCATGCCGAACTGCGCGGCGAGCGGCGCGAAGTCCGCGCGCAGCGCGTCGAGGCCCGGATCGCCGCCGACCTGCTGGAAATGCACGCGCATGAAGAACGCGCCGGTGTGGCTGTCGCCGAACTGCGCGGAGTCGAGAATGTTGCTGCCGCGCTCGAACAGAAAGCCCGACACCGCATGCACGATGCCCGGCCGGT from Paraburkholderia caballeronis encodes:
- a CDS encoding MFS transporter, encoding MSNPSATSTRMSAPELRATVSLAAIFALRMLGLFMIMPVFSVYAKTIPGGDNVLLVGIALGAYGVTQSLLYIFYGWVSDKIGRKPVIATGLVIFALGSFVAAFAHDMTWIIVGRVIQGMGAVSSAVIAFIADLTAEEHRTKAMAMVGGSIGMSFAVAIVGAPVVYHWVGMSGLFAIVGALSLLAVGVVLWIVPDAPKPVHVRAPFAEVLHNVELLRLNFGVLVLHATQTALFLVVPRLLEDAGLPVRSHWMIYLPVMGLSFVLMVPAIIVAEKRGKMKPVLVSAVALILIGQLALGAAPHTISIVAAILLVYFLGFNILEASQPSLVSKLAPGTRKGAAAGVYNTTQSVGLALGGVVGGWLLKVDGPSAVFYACSGLVLCWLIIAANMKAPPRRA
- the uvrA gene encoding excinuclease ABC subunit UvrA, which translates into the protein MEQIRIRGARTHNLKNVNLDLPRHKLVVITGLSGSGKSSLAFDTLYAEGQRRYVESLSAYARQFLQLMEKPDVDLIEGLSPAISIEQKATSHNPRSTVGTVTEIHDYLRLLYARVGTPYCPDHEIPLEAQSVSQMVDAALALPEETRLMILAPAVSDRKGEHAELFDEMQAQGFVRFRVRSGGGTANEGEAKIYEVDSLPKLKKSERHTIDVVVDRLKVRADMKQRLAESFETALRLADGRAIALEMDTGREHLFSSKFACPICSYSLPELEPRLFSFNNPMGACPECDGLGQITFFDPKRVVAHPSLSLAAGAVKGWDRRNQFYFQMLQSLAAFYDFDIDTPFEDLPEKVRKILLYGSGKQQIPFSYINERGRTSVREHVFEGIIPNLERRYRETDSVAVREELAKYQNNQACPACEGTRLRREARFVRIGSQDNARGIYEVSGWPLRDTLGYFQTLRLEGSKREIADKVVKEIVARLMFLNNVGLDYLSLERSAETLSGGEAQRIRLASQIGSGLTGVMYVLDEPSIGLHQRDNDRLISTLKHLRDLGNSVIVVEHDEDMIRMADYVVDMGPGAGVHGGMVIAQGTPDEVEADAASMTGQYLSGARRIEYPEERREPDERRLRIVEAYGNNLKHVTLDLPVGLLTCVTGVSGSGKSTLINDTLYHAVAQHLYGSSAEPAPFEAIEGLEHFDKVINVDQSPIGRTPRSNPATYTGLFTPIRELFAGVPAAKERGYDPGRFSFNVKGGRCETCQGDGVLKVEMHFLPDVYVPCDVCHGKRYNRETLDIQYKGKNISEVLDMTVEQAHEFFKAVPVVARKLKTLLDVGLGYIRLGQSATTLSGGEAQRVKLSLELSKRDTGRTLYILDEPTTGLHFHDIALLLEVIHRLRDQGNTVVIIEHNLDVIKTADWVIDLGPEGGAGGGQIVAQGTPEQVAKSKASFTGRYLAPLLKRPAVTAAADAAAGK
- a CDS encoding AI-2E family transporter gives rise to the protein MAKRTEASGDTEVRDLRPRAVRLTSDMSLPKLSAVEIGSYIAALAGMWLVLHLNLLGALLAGMLVYQLVHTIAPRIERRMSSQRARWASVVLLSILIVGALTGVTVGVIEHFEDDVPSVQKVMGQMMVFVDQARSRIPDIVAEYLPLNVDQMKVKALALMHEHANQLQQGGKNAARIFGHIVIGMIIGAIIAIGAQKNTQRLPLSTAFVARVTRFADAFRRIVFAQVKISAINTVFTGIFLLAILPTFHAPLPLAKTLVAVTFIVGLLPVVGNLISNTLIVAIALTVSLPAAITSLAFLILIHKLEYFLNARIVGGQIEARTWELLVAMLVMEAAFGLQGVIAAPIFYAYIKRELIYLRLV
- the purU gene encoding formyltetrahydrofolate deformylase; the protein is MSTDHSFILNLACADRPGIVHAVSGFLFERGSNILDSAQFGDSHTGAFFMRVHFQQVGGDPGLDALRADFAPLAAQFGMKWELHDAEVKPRVVILVSKIGHCLNDLLFRYRTGQLGIEIPAIISNHKDFYQLAASYNIPFHHFPLLNATPEAKAAQEARVLEVIDGHGADLVVLARYMQILSPQLCDKLAGRAINIHHSFLPSFKGAKPYYQAFDRGVKLIGATAHYVTTDLDEGPIIEQEVERVDHSMTPDQLTAIGRDVECVTLARAVKWHVEHRILVNGSKTVVFR